A window of the Pedobacter frigiditerrae genome harbors these coding sequences:
- a CDS encoding TonB-dependent receptor, whose product MKKILQSLLVLSLLFSVAFAQNRTVTGTVKDKTGLPVPGVTVKGRGSNAVTGTSSNGTFSISVPASVTIIEFSSLGYANQSLTIGTNNVVNATLEDSTNDLQEVMVVAYGTVKKESFVGSAAVVGAKNFESRPTTSFQKSLQGAAAGVQVSSVSGQPGAATQIRVRGIGSITQSAEPLYVVDGVVVSPTGTDLTSVAQTADFLATLNPNDVESVTILKDASSSAIYGSRAANGVVLITTKQGKAGVTKFSASVSGGFSSQAVDKHETLNAEEYYRLYFNSYYATAIAGGATPAAAATTANTNTRTKLSVNPFNTLNPFVGGGALAPGAALLYDTDWRDAVLRKGITKDANISASGGTEKLKYYVSGGYFDQKGIVIGSDFKRFTGKFNLSGDVNKSISFGINNTLANSIQNTPAGAGGGANPVRFADINSNIYSLYVRDANGNVTYDVNGKPVYNYVNPVSPDFNPVGLNELDQYLSKTTRITSVPYVQIKFLNGFTAKSMVSLDYTGVRENQFYNLEHGNGVGVKGRAYRYSKEDITTTYINTLTYDKSIGSHNFNVLLGQESFKNTYDTFSAERTGFSFAGQTELGNAALPGSGTTSGVTEERFASYFSRLNYDFANKYYLSATFRRDGSSVFGPDKKYGNFYSVGGAWRISQEKFMSNLTFINELKLRASYGTTGNNKIGRYAAQGLYSLTGAYEGQGAAVYSQLENNALQWERNNTKDIGIEFSILNRRINGELGYYKKQSEGLLFAQPLTRMTGFALLNTNLAEINNSGFEFTLGGTPIVTSDFNWNVSVNLTTNNNEIKKLTQAEVGDGQYNLKVGGDRYAWNLREYAGIDQTDGRAMWYMDDANGNKITTKTYASAKLYNTHGSSLPDFFGGFNNTLTYKEFDFSVFTYFSYGGKVYDALEQTLTHNGITPGQQLSREVLNAWSPTNTSSTIPRFVPVNTDLSNSASTRYLHDGSYIRVKNITLGYKLKSDWATKAKLGSARLFIMAENPFTLAKHKGMDPEQAINGTSNNEIPNIKTLSVGLTVGF is encoded by the coding sequence ATGAAAAAAATTTTACAAAGCCTTCTCGTTTTGTCTTTGCTATTTTCTGTGGCATTTGCACAAAACCGAACGGTTACTGGAACAGTTAAAGACAAAACAGGCTTGCCTGTCCCTGGTGTAACTGTAAAAGGCAGAGGTTCAAACGCCGTAACGGGCACAAGTTCAAATGGTACATTTAGTATTAGTGTTCCTGCTTCAGTTACAATAATAGAATTCTCTTCACTGGGTTATGCTAATCAATCATTAACAATTGGAACAAATAATGTTGTTAACGCAACATTGGAAGATAGTACAAACGACTTACAAGAAGTAATGGTAGTTGCTTATGGTACTGTTAAAAAAGAAAGTTTTGTTGGCTCTGCAGCAGTTGTAGGAGCTAAAAACTTTGAAAGCAGACCTACTACATCTTTCCAAAAGTCTTTACAAGGAGCCGCAGCAGGTGTGCAGGTAAGTAGTGTGTCTGGTCAGCCAGGTGCAGCAACTCAAATTCGTGTACGTGGTATTGGTTCAATTACACAATCTGCTGAGCCACTATATGTGGTAGATGGAGTTGTTGTATCGCCTACAGGTACAGACTTAACGAGTGTTGCTCAAACAGCAGATTTTTTGGCAACATTAAATCCAAATGATGTTGAATCTGTTACTATCCTGAAGGATGCTTCATCATCTGCTATTTATGGATCTAGAGCGGCCAACGGCGTAGTTTTGATTACTACTAAACAAGGAAAAGCCGGAGTAACTAAATTTAGCGCAAGTGTTTCTGGTGGTTTTTCTTCTCAAGCAGTTGATAAACATGAAACTTTAAATGCTGAGGAATATTACAGATTATATTTCAATAGCTATTATGCAACAGCAATTGCAGGTGGAGCAACTCCGGCTGCAGCTGCAACTACTGCAAATACAAATACAAGAACTAAGTTAAGTGTAAATCCTTTTAATACCTTAAATCCATTTGTTGGAGGTGGGGCACTTGCACCAGGTGCTGCTTTACTTTATGACACGGATTGGAGAGATGCTGTTTTAAGAAAAGGTATTACTAAAGACGCCAATATTTCTGCTAGTGGTGGCACTGAAAAACTAAAGTATTATGTTTCTGGTGGATATTTCGATCAGAAAGGTATAGTAATTGGTTCAGATTTTAAAAGATTTACAGGTAAGTTTAACCTCTCTGGTGATGTAAACAAATCAATCTCTTTTGGTATCAATAATACTTTAGCAAATTCAATCCAGAACACTCCTGCAGGTGCAGGTGGCGGTGCTAACCCTGTACGTTTTGCGGACATTAACTCAAACATCTATTCATTATATGTAAGAGATGCAAATGGTAATGTGACCTATGATGTTAATGGCAAGCCTGTATATAACTATGTTAACCCTGTTTCTCCTGATTTTAATCCAGTTGGATTAAATGAATTGGATCAATACCTTTCTAAAACTACACGTATCACTTCAGTTCCATACGTTCAAATTAAATTTTTGAATGGGTTTACTGCAAAATCAATGGTGAGTTTAGATTACACCGGTGTAAGAGAAAACCAATTCTACAATTTGGAGCATGGTAATGGAGTTGGTGTAAAAGGTAGAGCATATCGCTATTCTAAGGAAGATATAACTACGACCTATATCAATACCTTAACTTATGATAAAAGCATAGGTAGTCATAACTTCAATGTTTTATTGGGTCAAGAATCTTTCAAGAATACATACGATACTTTTTCTGCCGAGAGAACAGGATTTTCATTTGCTGGACAAACAGAATTAGGTAATGCTGCACTTCCAGGTTCAGGAACTACTTCTGGTGTTACTGAAGAAAGATTTGCATCTTATTTCTCAAGATTAAATTATGATTTTGCGAATAAATATTACTTGTCTGCTACTTTTAGACGTGATGGTTCTTCTGTTTTTGGACCTGATAAAAAATATGGTAATTTTTATTCTGTAGGTGGGGCTTGGAGAATTTCTCAGGAGAAGTTCATGAGCAACTTAACTTTTATCAATGAATTAAAACTACGAGCAAGTTACGGAACTACTGGTAACAATAAGATTGGTCGTTATGCAGCACAAGGATTATATTCTTTAACAGGTGCCTATGAAGGTCAGGGTGCGGCGGTTTATAGTCAGCTAGAAAATAATGCGTTACAATGGGAAAGAAATAACACTAAAGACATTGGTATTGAGTTTTCAATCTTAAATCGCCGTATTAATGGAGAGTTAGGATATTATAAGAAACAATCTGAAGGATTATTATTTGCGCAGCCATTAACCAGAATGACAGGGTTTGCTCTTTTGAATACCAATTTAGCAGAGATTAACAATTCAGGATTTGAGTTTACTTTAGGAGGTACGCCAATTGTTACTTCAGATTTCAACTGGAATGTATCGGTTAACCTAACAACTAATAATAATGAGATTAAAAAATTAACTCAAGCTGAAGTTGGAGATGGTCAATATAATCTTAAAGTTGGTGGAGACCGTTATGCATGGAATCTAAGAGAATATGCAGGTATAGACCAGACTGATGGTAGAGCAATGTGGTATATGGATGATGCAAATGGAAATAAGATTACTACCAAAACTTATGCAAGTGCAAAGTTATATAATACACACGGTTCATCACTACCAGATTTCTTTGGTGGCTTTAACAATACATTAACCTATAAAGAATTTGATTTTAGCGTTTTCACTTATTTCTCTTATGGAGGCAAAGTTTATGATGCGCTTGAACAAACTTTAACACATAATGGTATTACTCCTGGACAGCAATTGTCTAGAGAGGTATTAAATGCTTGGTCACCAACAAATACATCTTCAACTATTCCAAGATTTGTTCCTGTGAACACGGATTTGTCTAATAGTGCTTCTACTAGGTATTTACATGACGGTTCTTATATCAGAGTAAAAAACATCACTCTTGGTTATAAACTCAAAAGTGATTGGGCTACTAAAGCGAAATTAGGAAGTGCTCGTTTATTTATCATGGCAGAAAATCCTTTCACTTTAGCTAAGCACAAAGGTATGGATCCTGAACAAGCAATTAATGGTACAAGCAATAATGAAATACCTAACATTAAAACACTTTCTGTTGGATTAACTGTTGGATTTTAA
- a CDS encoding RagB/SusD family nutrient uptake outer membrane protein, giving the protein MKKINKIAIYTALLLATIATGCKKEFLVVAPTTSIKASEAFSSPERIASALTGLYDLTTLSSYTNDMILTADIKGNDVLVVSGAGNYGRFVVGYQFSQTYTSNEPLAYWTQAYRIIAGCNQFEFNIPTSPLTAAQKTAYLAETRALRAEAYFNLVRWYGKPYTVDPEALGVPLVLAPLGPTDVPPLRSKVKEVYAQILTDLLFAEANIPTTKTSVYRFTKGAVQGYLARIYLTMGNYAEASKYAKLARVGKPLSAGAALLTGFAAPTSEWIYAINVRTDDNQGFLNVHSFYDPYDIGYSSFRANDAFFNSFATNDIRRQQFLVNGVIGARRGPEGYLINKFDFRSSAATNTVLIRSSEMYLIEAEAEARLGVANEPAAKLALQAIQARAIPGTLLSLNTGQALIDEILAERGKELYGEGHKFFDLLRTKTPIVRTATNGHWVALNLPVGDNRLVFPLPQAELNANPSLKPQQNPGYAN; this is encoded by the coding sequence ATGAAAAAGATAAATAAAATCGCAATATATACAGCCCTATTATTAGCAACAATAGCTACAGGTTGTAAAAAGGAGTTTTTGGTGGTTGCACCAACTACTTCAATCAAAGCAAGTGAGGCATTTTCTAGTCCTGAAAGAATTGCTTCTGCATTAACAGGACTTTATGACTTAACCACATTAAGTTCATATACAAATGATATGATCTTAACTGCTGATATTAAGGGAAATGATGTATTAGTGGTTAGTGGCGCAGGTAATTATGGCCGTTTTGTTGTAGGTTACCAATTTTCGCAAACTTATACTTCTAACGAGCCTCTGGCTTATTGGACACAAGCTTATAGAATCATTGCAGGTTGTAATCAATTTGAATTTAATATTCCAACTTCTCCTTTAACAGCGGCTCAAAAAACTGCTTATTTGGCAGAAACTAGAGCGTTGAGAGCTGAAGCTTATTTTAACTTAGTAAGATGGTATGGTAAACCTTATACAGTTGATCCTGAAGCTTTAGGCGTTCCATTGGTTTTGGCACCGTTAGGCCCAACTGATGTACCTCCTTTAAGAAGCAAGGTAAAAGAAGTATATGCCCAAATCCTTACTGATTTGTTATTTGCAGAAGCGAATATCCCAACTACAAAAACTAGCGTCTATAGGTTTACAAAAGGTGCTGTACAAGGTTATTTGGCTAGGATCTATTTAACTATGGGTAACTATGCTGAAGCAAGTAAGTATGCTAAATTGGCTAGAGTTGGTAAGCCTTTAAGTGCTGGCGCAGCTTTATTAACTGGTTTTGCTGCACCTACATCAGAATGGATTTATGCTATCAATGTTAGAACTGATGATAACCAAGGTTTCCTTAACGTTCATTCATTCTATGATCCTTATGATATCGGATATTCAAGCTTTAGAGCTAATGACGCATTCTTCAATTCATTTGCAACAAATGACATCCGTAGACAACAGTTTCTTGTAAATGGCGTAATTGGCGCAAGGAGAGGTCCAGAAGGTTATTTAATTAACAAATTTGACTTTAGATCATCTGCTGCAACTAACACTGTTTTAATTCGTTCATCAGAAATGTATCTAATTGAAGCAGAGGCTGAGGCTAGATTAGGTGTAGCTAATGAGCCAGCCGCTAAACTAGCTTTACAAGCAATACAAGCTAGAGCTATACCAGGCACTCTTCTTTCATTAAATACTGGGCAAGCATTAATTGATGAAATTTTAGCAGAAAGAGGTAAAGAACTATATGGTGAGGGTCACAAATTCTTTGACTTGTTGAGAACAAAAACACCTATCGTGAGAACAGCTACAAATGGCCATTGGGTGGCTTTAAATCTTCCAGTAGGAGATAATAGATTGGTATTCCCTCTTCCTCAGGCTGAGTTAAATGCTAATCCGTCATTGAAACCTCAACAAAACCCAGGATACGCAAATTAA
- a CDS encoding M14 family metallopeptidase, translating to MKNYLLYLLFVCLGTTNVLAQTPSPDEFLGYPLGSKFTPHQKVVDYFKKVAAANKNIQLQVYGKTYEGRELLLAVISDPSNMDRLEQIRTNNLALSNADKSAKATKQPAILWLSYNVHGNEANSTETSMRVLYTLAMAKESNVKDWLKNTVVIIDPCLNPDGRERYVSNFNMVSGVVPNPDPSAREHSEPWPGGRPNHYYYDLNRDWAWQTQIETQQRLVAYHNWMPQVHVDFHEQSYNEPYYFAPAAEPVHQDITTWQREFQVTVGKNNAKYFDENGWQYFTKERFDLLYPSYGDTYPLYNGAIGMTYEQGGIRAGLAVITSDGDTLTLKDRIDHHFTTSIATLETVSTHSEKLLTEFKKYFEQSATTPPGVYKTYIVKAQNIERLRKMAELLKRNHVAFSFGADRTLNGYNYENQKLENFKVERNDLIVNLQQPSSVLANVLFEPQTMVTDSNTYDITAWALPYAYGLNAYALKEAITGTYTFIEEKKESIPAIAKPYAWVMPWNSIKDAQTLIALQKQKIKVRIAEEAFTIGGKVYPAGSLLVYRTENEKIIKDFSKILSEIAKGNNVSLYPIASGYVEKGKDFGSSVYKLLTMPKVAVVTGQEVSSQGVGEVWHFFEQELDYPITLISVQSAGFLDINKINTLILPDGTYTEKLAEQLSGWITAGGKLILMEDAISSLVGKRPFDIKKKEYPEKKDKDVNERRYAEKDKDDLQNSIPGAIYKVSIDQTHPLALGLGRFYYTLKTDEKIYEPLENGWNVGTLKANSYIAGVAGEKVKKKLATGLLYGVQESGRGSIIYLGTDVLFRSFWENGKQMFTNALFLVN from the coding sequence ATGAAAAATTACCTGCTCTATCTTTTATTTGTTTGCTTAGGTACAACCAATGTTTTAGCCCAAACTCCATCACCAGATGAATTTTTAGGTTATCCATTGGGTAGTAAATTTACACCACATCAAAAAGTGGTTGATTATTTTAAAAAGGTAGCAGCCGCGAATAAAAACATTCAATTACAGGTTTATGGAAAAACCTATGAGGGAAGAGAGTTATTGTTAGCGGTAATTTCTGATCCTTCAAATATGGATAGGTTAGAACAGATTAGAACCAATAATTTGGCTTTATCTAATGCAGATAAATCTGCAAAAGCAACCAAACAACCAGCCATTTTATGGTTAAGCTATAATGTACACGGAAATGAAGCTAACTCAACTGAAACGTCAATGAGGGTGCTTTATACATTAGCAATGGCAAAGGAAAGCAATGTTAAGGATTGGTTAAAGAACACAGTTGTGATTATCGACCCTTGCCTAAATCCTGATGGAAGAGAGAGATATGTAAGTAATTTTAACATGGTAAGTGGAGTTGTTCCAAATCCAGACCCATCTGCTCGTGAGCATAGCGAACCTTGGCCAGGAGGAAGGCCTAATCATTATTACTACGATTTAAATAGAGACTGGGCTTGGCAAACACAAATAGAGACACAACAGAGATTGGTAGCTTATCATAATTGGATGCCACAAGTTCACGTAGATTTTCACGAACAAAGTTATAACGAACCTTATTATTTTGCTCCTGCAGCAGAACCAGTTCATCAAGACATTACAACTTGGCAAAGAGAGTTTCAAGTTACTGTCGGAAAAAATAATGCTAAATACTTTGATGAGAATGGATGGCAATATTTTACTAAGGAACGTTTCGATTTACTATATCCATCTTATGGTGACACCTATCCTTTATATAATGGTGCCATAGGAATGACTTATGAGCAAGGTGGAATTAGAGCTGGCCTTGCTGTGATTACATCTGACGGAGATACCTTGACCTTAAAAGATAGAATCGACCATCATTTTACTACTTCAATAGCTACATTGGAAACTGTATCTACACACAGTGAAAAGCTGCTGACGGAGTTCAAAAAATATTTCGAGCAAAGTGCCACTACTCCTCCTGGAGTTTATAAAACATACATTGTTAAAGCGCAAAACATCGAGCGTTTGCGTAAAATGGCAGAGCTTTTAAAAAGAAATCATGTTGCGTTTTCTTTTGGAGCTGATAGAACTTTAAATGGCTACAATTACGAAAACCAGAAGCTGGAGAATTTTAAAGTAGAAAGAAACGACTTGATTGTGAATTTGCAGCAGCCTAGCTCTGTGTTGGCAAATGTACTCTTTGAACCACAAACAATGGTTACAGATTCTAACACCTATGATATTACTGCTTGGGCTTTACCTTATGCATACGGACTAAATGCTTATGCTCTTAAAGAAGCCATAACCGGTACATACACTTTCATTGAAGAGAAAAAAGAAAGTATACCCGCCATTGCAAAACCTTATGCCTGGGTAATGCCATGGAACTCTATTAAGGATGCACAAACTTTAATTGCCCTACAAAAACAAAAAATTAAAGTTCGCATTGCGGAAGAAGCATTTACTATTGGTGGAAAGGTTTACCCTGCGGGTTCTTTATTGGTTTACAGAACAGAAAATGAGAAGATTATCAAAGATTTCAGTAAGATTCTTTCGGAAATAGCAAAAGGTAATAACGTTTCATTATATCCAATAGCAAGTGGTTATGTAGAAAAAGGAAAGGATTTTGGTTCTTCTGTGTATAAACTGCTAACAATGCCAAAAGTTGCCGTAGTAACCGGCCAAGAAGTTTCTTCTCAGGGTGTTGGAGAGGTTTGGCATTTCTTTGAGCAAGAATTGGATTATCCAATTACCTTAATAAGTGTTCAAAGTGCGGGCTTTTTAGACATTAATAAAATCAACACCTTAATTCTCCCTGATGGAACATATACTGAAAAATTAGCAGAGCAATTATCAGGTTGGATTACCGCAGGAGGTAAATTGATATTGATGGAAGATGCGATTAGCTCATTAGTTGGTAAAAGACCTTTTGATATCAAGAAGAAAGAATATCCAGAGAAAAAAGACAAAGATGTAAATGAAAGAAGGTATGCGGAGAAAGATAAAGATGATTTACAAAATTCTATTCCCGGTGCTATATATAAAGTTTCTATAGACCAAACACATCCGTTAGCTTTGGGCTTAGGGAGATTCTACTATACTTTAAAAACAGATGAGAAAATTTACGAACCTTTAGAAAACGGTTGGAATGTAGGTACCTTAAAAGCCAACAGTTATATAGCAGGTGTTGCCGGAGAAAAGGTGAAAAAGAAATTAGCTACTGGTTTACTTTATGGTGTCCAAGAATCAGGCAGAGGAAGTATCATTTATTTGGGAACAGATGTTTTATTCCGCTCTTTTTGGGAGAATGGAAAACAAATGTTTACAAACGCTTTGTTTTTGGTGAATTAA